One region of Drosophila teissieri strain GT53w chromosome 2L, Prin_Dtei_1.1, whole genome shotgun sequence genomic DNA includes:
- the LOC122626526 gene encoding uncharacterized protein LOC122626526 isoform X2: protein MMGTRAAEHRGSRRLLAGQSVHEPSVCEEPDPLNTYVEKPLTMYQWMRWSNCKTHKPHLEETYPSILPPISKCDDAKTLKYVEEAMEANKCKHYPKEDVLAVWNQSPQKESLGWYGIGSQYPSPQAVLYDRAVKKSLKAACLLPKPPKKSNIKPKWQLEKKPPQPGAFVLNRKCLTAKLDRMPNIRRQLKSTNVFSWLHCPQPADPTRPFEDSAGYPAISREQAMDMVKPEKPAKHGLRRKHWYCPPKCGEVENKCTDYEWAKYKMDPRPDNEAFQREMAAQQAFKQPEPRNYDELYKSLVTCFVQDPSGKNDLCQALEKCCRDPKDPPVQGCGEFVPDGAGGDEGCRCCGKCCCARKKGGESCDESPSGIGSIAKPQVAVTEEATKE, encoded by the exons ATGATGGGCACACGGGCTGCGGAGCACCGCGGATCTAGGAGGCTGCTGGCAGGTCAGAGCGTTCATGAGCCCTCTGTGTGCGAGGAACCCGACCCGCTGAACACCTATGTGGAGAAACCACTTACCATGTACCAGTGGATGCGGTGGAGCAACTGCAAGACCCATAAGCCGCACCTAGAGGAAACCTACCCCTCCATTCTACCACCGATATCCAAATGCGACGATGCCAAGACTCTGAAGTACGTTGAAGAGGCCATGGAGgccaacaaatgcaaacactATCCCAAGGAAGATGTGCTGGCCGTGTGGAACCAAAGTCCCCAGAAGGAGTCCTTGGGCTGGTATGGCATAGGATCGCAGTACCCGTCTCCGCAGGCCGTCCTCTACGACCGCGCTGTGAAGAAGAGCCTAAAGGCAGCCTGTCTTTTGCCAAAGCCGCCGAAGAAGTCAAACATTAAGCCTAAGTGGCAACTGGAGAAGAAGCCCCCCCAACCTGGCGCTTTTGTTCTCAACCGAAAATGTCTGACGGCGAAGCTCGACAGGATGCCAAACATAAGACGCCAACTGAAGTCCACCAACGTATTCTCCTGGCTGCACTGTCCCCAGCCAGCGGATCCTACTCGTCCGTTTGAAGATAGCGCGGGTTATCCTGCGATCAGCAGGGAACAGGCGATGGACATGGTGAAACCGGAAAAGCCCGCCAAGCATGGCCTCCGACGTAAGCACTGGTACTGCCCCCCGAAGTGCGGCGAGGTCGAGAACAAGTGCACCGATTACGAGTGGGCCAAGTACAAGATGGATCCCCGGCCCGACAACGAGGCCTTCCAACGCGAGATGGCCGCCCAACAGGCCTTCAAGCAGCCGGAGCCCCGCAACTACGACGAACTGTACAAGTCGCTGGTAACGTGCTTCGTCCAGGACCCGAGTGGAAAGAACGATCTCTGCCAGGCGCTGGAGAAGTGCTGCAGGGATCCCAAGGATCCACCTGTCCAGGGTTGCGGCGAGTTCGTGCCGGATGGCGCCGGAGGAGATG aAGGATGCCGTTGCTGCGGTAAATGCTGCTGCGCAAGGAAGAAGGGAGGCGAGTCCTGCGATGAATCCCCATCTGGAATTGGCTCAATTGCCAAACCCCAAGTAGCAGTGACCGAAGAAGCGACCAAGGAGTAa
- the LOC122626526 gene encoding uncharacterized protein LOC122626526 isoform X1: MMGTRAAEHRGSRRLLAGQSVHEPSVCEEPDPLNTYVEKPLTMYQWMRWSNCKTHKPHLEETYPSILPPISKCDDAKTLKYVEEAMEANKCKHYPKEDVLAVWNQSPQKESLGWYGIGSQYPSPQAVLYDRAVKKSLKAACLLPKPPKKSNIKPKWQLEKKPPQPGAFVLNRKCLTAKLDRMPNIRRQLKSTNVFSWLHCPQPADPTRPFEDSAGYPAISREQAMDMVKPEKPAKHGLRRKHWYCPPKCGEVENKCTDYEWAKYKMDPRPDNEAFQREMAAQQAFKQPEPRNYDELYKSLVTCFVQDPSGKNDLCQALEKCCRDPKDPPVQGCGEFVPDGAGGDGESAGNKDKGGDKDMDVDKDENVDVEDEDDDKNKQKDKGKKDDGEGDTENEGIGDGDDDGKDKGKGKKEKGKDKAKGDGEGNKGPEKDGGDKKKEKPNEVIDKEKDKNKDKDKGKGKDKKPKDETSRGSEDRPLVPRSTDTIPATETSHRSGDSGGHGGAGGGEKDLDKNQKDPNRTDSTIDQKPPKDKDKDKGKGKGKDKGPKKNKGKGKKKKDDKGSVKDNTQAIPTDNGCPCEICCPPKEEDTPLIKEMRRRDRERQVRDYLRQMRHRQYMECKDRIYPSPHHKCDAIQCNDQFCSNPRMQTHFARVQAVRSLQQILQKRNRQGDVKISNDLDSLLTRLCNSLTIGGGHCR; the protein is encoded by the coding sequence ATGATGGGCACACGGGCTGCGGAGCACCGCGGATCTAGGAGGCTGCTGGCAGGTCAGAGCGTTCATGAGCCCTCTGTGTGCGAGGAACCCGACCCGCTGAACACCTATGTGGAGAAACCACTTACCATGTACCAGTGGATGCGGTGGAGCAACTGCAAGACCCATAAGCCGCACCTAGAGGAAACCTACCCCTCCATTCTACCACCGATATCCAAATGCGACGATGCCAAGACTCTGAAGTACGTTGAAGAGGCCATGGAGgccaacaaatgcaaacactATCCCAAGGAAGATGTGCTGGCCGTGTGGAACCAAAGTCCCCAGAAGGAGTCCTTGGGCTGGTATGGCATAGGATCGCAGTACCCGTCTCCGCAGGCCGTCCTCTACGACCGCGCTGTGAAGAAGAGCCTAAAGGCAGCCTGTCTTTTGCCAAAGCCGCCGAAGAAGTCAAACATTAAGCCTAAGTGGCAACTGGAGAAGAAGCCCCCCCAACCTGGCGCTTTTGTTCTCAACCGAAAATGTCTGACGGCGAAGCTCGACAGGATGCCAAACATAAGACGCCAACTGAAGTCCACCAACGTATTCTCCTGGCTGCACTGTCCCCAGCCAGCGGATCCTACTCGTCCGTTTGAAGATAGCGCGGGTTATCCTGCGATCAGCAGGGAACAGGCGATGGACATGGTGAAACCGGAAAAGCCCGCCAAGCATGGCCTCCGACGTAAGCACTGGTACTGCCCCCCGAAGTGCGGCGAGGTCGAGAACAAGTGCACCGATTACGAGTGGGCCAAGTACAAGATGGATCCCCGGCCCGACAACGAGGCCTTCCAACGCGAGATGGCCGCCCAACAGGCCTTCAAGCAGCCGGAGCCCCGCAACTACGACGAACTGTACAAGTCGCTGGTAACGTGCTTCGTCCAGGACCCGAGTGGAAAGAACGATCTCTGCCAGGCGCTGGAGAAGTGCTGCAGGGATCCCAAGGATCCACCTGTCCAGGGTTGCGGCGAGTTCGTGCCGGATGGCGCCGGAGGAGATGGTGAGTCGGCAGGGAATAAGGACAAGGGTGGGGATAAGGACATGGACGTTGACAAAGACGAGAACGTTGACGTTGaagacgaggacgacgacaaAAACAAGCAGAAGGATAAGGGGAAAAAGGACGATGGTGAAGGGGACACTGAAAATGAAGGTATAGGAGacggtgatgatgatggaaaAGATAAAGGAAAGGGAAAGAAGGAAAAGGGGAAGGATAAGGCGAAGGGTGATGGCGAAGGGAACAAGGGGCCTGAGAAAGATGGAGGGGataagaaaaaggaaaaaccgaACGAAGTCATTGACAAGGAAAAGgataaaaacaaagacaaagacaaaggcaaaggcaaagacAAGAAACCGAAAGACGAGACTTCTAGAGGCTCTGAGGACCGTCCTCTAGTGCCCCGTAGCACGGATACTATTCCCGCGACAGAAACAAGTCACCGAAGTGGCGATTCCGGCGGTCATGGTGGCGCCGGAGGTGGAGAAAAGGATTTGGACAAAAACCAGAAAGATCCCAACAGGACTGACAGTACAATAGATCAGAAGCCGCCGAAAGACAAGGACAAGGATAAGGGCAAGGGCAAAGGTAAGGACAAGGgcccgaaaaaaaacaagggcaaggggaaaaaaaagaaagacgATAAAGGTAGTGTCAAGGACAACACTCAGGCCATCCCGACTGACAATGGCTGCCCTTGCGAGATCTGCTGTCCGCCAAAAGAAGAGGACACTCCGCTGATCAAGGAGATGCGCCGGCGGGATCGCGAGCGCCAGGTGCGCGATTACCTCCGCCAAATGCGACACCGCCAGTACATGGAGTGCAAGGACCGCATTTACCCGAGCCCGCACCACAAGTGCGATGCCATCCAGTGCAACGACCAGTTCTGTAGCAATCCCCGTATGCAAACCCATTTCGCCAGAGTCCAGGCCGTTCGAAGCCTGCAGCAGATCCTGCAGAAGCGAAATCGCCAAGGCGATGTCAAAATCTCCAACGATCTGGACTCGCTTCTAACACGGCTTTGCAATAGCCTGACAATAGGTGGAGGTCACTGCAGGTGA
- the LOC122626525 gene encoding bromodomain-containing protein 4, with the protein MSNKRSIDSRHGSPNKPNMQTSDNGGSCSGFGSLNSDIIPTPYELMRQRNCKTEKVMKGERYPSIRPPVSKCSYEQSKNYLYESVDQGGCLDPNTTDQDALRIWKMSPHKSTLKFYGVADGLHLPEADKFNRTLTTSLKHASGSRRPAPKPPVPPVPMRPPQPAAPCQPYILNRKTLKEELQRMPIARQKLNPKEAFSMLFCDKRPDPMDPLGVEAATDKMVSLREALDMAKPEKPPKHGLRRKHWYCPSKCGEPENKCTAFEWAQYKLNPRPYDQAFLKWFLDQKLPLEREPHDYDELYKRFQGCFEVKRQPDPDCVAMTKCCPDMIKEVQDECGVEVGVGEGGGGGGAGGGGGGPGSGSGGGAQKEGGDNGGTGGKGQPGSGHGPERSQQAKDKEKEKGQTSGDKEDAGKDKSKDTAKDKDKNKEKDTGKDTGGNIPKEDKEKDKDKDKGKDKDKDTDAEKGKDKGKDKGKGKGKDKNEDEDQKHKKHNPADPDQERSMKPTKPPKQPKPPLESTTDTSTRNISSFDMEDSDEIPIREEIVEVEENEPAKAAEEPKPKPPPTGKPPKKKPPSKKPPFLKPIEKPPKEKPEKVEEKEDNETCPPCPPVGCACSICDCLYGNKIPISTTMQSIMAEEKVREKREYLRRMRHREYMECTAEKSLVPQHKVDSISCDNCFCRNPKIAEYCECLAALHHLQRLLGKERHRIVNNELIFNLDDLRQRITERMCKCL; encoded by the coding sequence ATGAGCAACAAGCGATCGATTGACTCTCGCCATGGATCCCCGAATAAGCCAAACATGCAAACCTCTGATAATGGAGGTTCCTGCAGTGGCTTTGGGTCCCTGAACTCTGATATCATCCCCACACCCTACGAGTTGATGCGACAAAGGAATTGCAAAACGGAGAAAGTTATGAAAGGGGAGCGGTATCCCAGCATTCGGCCTCCTGTGTCCAAATGCAGTTACGAGCAGAGCAAAAACTATCTTTACGAGTCTGTGGATCAGGGCGGCTGCTTGGATCCCAATACTACGGATCAGGACGCCCTCAGGATCTGGAAAATGAGCCCGCACAAGAGCACTCTCAAGTTCTATGGCGTGGCTGATGGACTTCACCTTCCAGAGGCTGATAAATTCAACAGGACTTTGACAACCAGTCTCAAACATGCAAGCGGCTCCAGGAGACCCGCTCCAAAGCCACCTGTTCCACCAGTGCCAATGAGACCGCCACAGCCCGCCGCCCCGTGCCAGCCCTACATCCTCAACCGGAAGACCCtcaaggaggagctgcagcggATGCCCATTGCCCGCCAGAAACTCAATCCCAAGGAGGCTTTCAGTATGCTATTCTGCGACAAGCGTCCGGATCCGATGGACCCTCTGGGAGTGGAGGCGGCAACTGATAAAATGGTTAGCCTTAGAGAAGCTCTGGATATGGCGAAACCGGAGAAACCTCCAAAGCACGGCCTGCGACGTAAGCACTGGTACTGCCCCTCCAAGTGTGGTGAGCCGGAAAACAAGTGCACTGCATTTGAGTGGGCACAGTACAAGCTGAACCCGCGACCCTACGACCAAGCCTTCCTCAAGTGGTTCCTGGATCAGAAACTGCCACTAGAGCGAGAGCCGCACGACTACGATGAGCTGTATAAGCGGTTCCAAGGATGCTTCGAGGTGAAACGCCAACCAGATCCCGACTGCGTTGCCATGACCAAGTGTTGTCCGGATATGATCAAGGAAGTGCAAGACGAATGTGGAGTTGAAGTCGGAGTTGGAGAAGGTGGCGGAGGGGGAGGtgcaggtggaggtggaggaggacccggcagtggcagtggaggCGGCGCACAGAAGGAAGGAGGCGATAATGGCGGTACTGGGGGTAAAGGCCAACCGGGTTCTGGTCACGGTCCTGAAAGATCTCAGCAAGCCAAGGacaaggaaaaagaaaagggacAGACAAGCGGCGATAAGGAAGATGCAGGAAAGGATAAAAGTAAGGACACGGCAAAAGATAAAGACAAGAATAAGGAAAAGGATACGGGTAAGGACACGGGTGGCAATATACCAAAGGAGGACAAAGAAAAGGATAAGGACAAGGATAAGGGCAAGGATAAAGACAAGGACACAGACGCGGAGAAAGGCAAAGATAAAGGTAAGGATAAAGGCAAGGGCAAAGGGAAGGATAAGAACGAGGATGAGGACCAGAAACATAAGAAGCACAATCCagctgatcctgatcaggagAGGTCAATGAAGCCCACCAAACCTCCTAAGCAACCGAAGCCGCCGCTCGAAAGCACAACCGATACGTCCACTCGCAACATTTCCTCCTTTGATATGGAAGATTCAGACGAAATACCGATCCGGGAAGAAATTGTCGAGGTGGAAGAAAATGAACCAGCTAAAGCGGCAGAGGAACCCAAGCCGAAGCCACCACCAACTGGGAAGCCGCCCAAAAAGAAGCCGCCAAGCAAGAAACCACCATTCCTCAAACCCATAGAGAAACCACCCAAGGAAAAGCCCGAAAAGGTCGAAGAGAAGGAAGACAACGAGACCTGTCCACCTTGTCCTCCAGTGGGCTGCGCGTGCTCCATTTGCGACTGCCTCTATGGCAATAAGATTCCCATTTCCACGACGATGCAATCGATTATGGCCGAGGAAAAGGTTCGCGAAAAGAGGGAGTACCTCCGGCGGATGCGGCACCGGGAGTACATGGAGTGCACTGCTGAAAAGTCCCTAGTCCCGCAGCACAAGGTAGATTCCATCAGCTGCGACAACTGCTTCTGCCGAAACCCCAAGATAGCCGAGTACTGTGAGTGCTTGGCAGCTCTTCATCACTTGCAGCGGCTCCTTGGAAAGGAACGCCACAGGATCGTCAACAACGAGCTCATCTTCAACCTCGACGATCTCCGCCAGCGAATCACCGAGCGTATGTGCAAGTGCCTTTGA
- the LOC122622518 gene encoding equilibrative nucleoside transporter 1: MPGTSDTRRLVDAQDEDDEILGTEGSFVPAFRPQDHQADERCLLERQQDEVVLVSNEPASGRLFTYLVFYLLGIGTMTPWNFFVTAEDYWKYKFRNASINNTDLDEELTPLQKSFTCDLALTATISGTTFLLLNAIYGHHVSLRTKMLGTLWMILILFGVTTGFVEVNTDTWQEQFFLITLIIVVLLNISAATMSGALYGVAGLFPSEFITAVVSGQALGGILTALAFILVLAFDTGPNTTAFIFFIVGGVLILLCIVCYIILARQPFFRYYLEGGDKYKVIRAVPSHDRNERAEGLPLEPILRQVMSKIYLHAISLALLYTTTLSVYPAVTVLMQSEYGHSEWTDVYYLPVVNYLIFNCGDYFGRLFAGWLEQPKNQNTSLLFIVLRMAFVPFFLCSNSSEHNFLPVLVKHDYSFIAMMVMFALSNGYFTNILLIMAPKSVKQHEKELASSIMAAALSCGMAVGSLLSLVFVQML, encoded by the exons ATGCCAGGCACCAGTGACACACGACGACTGGTGGACGCCCAGGACGAGGATGACGAGATTCTGGGCACGGAGGGCAGCTTCGTTCCCGCCTTCCGCCCGCAGGACCACCAGGCGGATGAGCGATGCCTCTTGGAACGCCAGCAGGACGAAGTAGTTTTGGTGTCCAACGAACCTGCCAGTGGACGACTCTTCACCTATCTTGTGTTCTACCTCCTGGGCATTGGCACCATGACCCCGTGGAACTTCTTTGTGACTGCGGAAGAC TACTGGAAGTACAAGTTCCGAAATGCATCGATTAATAACACAGATCTGGACGAAGAGCTCACCCCGCTGCAGAAGAGTTTCACCTGCGACTTGGCCCTCACGGCCACTATTTCCGGAACTACATTTCTGCTGCTAAACGCCATTTACGGACACCATGTGTCCCTGCGCACCAAGATGTTGGGAACGCTGTGGATGATCCTCATCCTTTTCGGGGTTACAACTGGCTTTGTGGAGGTCAACACGGACACGTGGCAGGAACAGTTCTTCCTAATCACGCTCATCATTGTGGTGCTGTTAAATA TATCTGCGGCTACAATGTCGGGAGCCCTTTACGGAGTCGCAGGTCTATTTCCCTCCGAGTTCATCACCGCTGTGGTGAGCGGACAGGCTCTTGGTGGTATCCTCACAGCCCTGGCCTTCATTCTTGTGCTTGCATTCGACACGGGTCCCAACACTACTGCATTCATCTTCTTTATTGTGGGAGGAGTGCTCATCCTGCTCTGCATTGTGTGTTACATAATCCTGGCTCGACAGCCTTTCTTTAGGTATTATCTGGAAGGTGGTGACAAGTACAAGGTCATCCGCGCAGTGCCCTCGCACGACCGGAATGAAAGAGCTGAGGGTTTGCCGCTCGAGCCCATTTTGCGCCAGGTCATGTCGAAGATCTATCTGCATGCCATTTCCCTAGCGCTTCTCTATACCACGACACTGTCTGTTTATCCGGCAGTCACAGTGCTAATGCAATCTGAGTACGGCCACAGCGAGTGGACAG ATGTTTATTATCTGCCCGTCGTCAACTACCTGATATTTAACTGCGGCGACTATTTTGGTCGTCTctttgctggctggctggagcAACCAAAGAACCAAAACACTTCACTACTATTTATTGTACTGCGCATGGCGTTTGTTCCGTTTTTCCTGTGCTCAAACTCCAGCGAACACAACTTTCTGCCAGTTTTGGTAAAACACGACTATTCTTTCATAGCGATGATGGTGATGTTTGCCTTGTCCAACGGATATTTTACCAACATTCTACTCATAATGGCGCCTAAAAGCGTTAAGCAGCATGAAAAGGAACTGGCTTCGTCGATAATGGCAGCTGCTTTGAGCTGTGGCATGGCTGTAGGATCACTGCTCAGCCTTGTATTTGTTCAAATGCTTTGA